The genomic DNA tTATTCATGAGATATAGCAGATCCCAAATAACCTCTTACCAAGACCACAACCTAGAAGATGGCATTTTGGAGGGTCTCCTCTATAGATACACAACTTGCCTCAAGAGATGGCaaacggatcttggatcaccatcttCGTTCGGCTACCGTCGTCCAGGCTTGCCGGAGGTCCTGTTCCGGTCGAGCATCCGCAATTATGGACGGCGGCTACAAACGagttctttgttttgtagattagGGTTTCGTGTGTAGCCGGTTTAATCCGGTAACTGTAACCCAAccgattttgtttttctaacgGTTTAGTCCGGTTTGATGTAAATGAGTTGGACCCTCTGGGATATATGTATGGGCCTACTCCGAAAATAGCCCACTGGGcattatatgtttataattgaaagtcttttaacaaaaaactTGCCTCAAGAGGCTTTGTGCCACAGAAACCAGAGAACCACGGATACAGAAACGTTTCCTGTAGAGAGGTTAATCATTCTACGAGCTCGTATTATTAGTAGCTTCATCAAAGTGTTATTGTAAATCAGCGGGTTTGGCTTAAACAGAGTAGGAATGATTTCCTAAAGCAGTATATAGTGACAATTCAGTAAAACATGGAATTTTACTGAAAAGCAAAGCAACATTTGTGTATGTGTCACTGGCAACAGAGCTATTGATCCTATAACTATAACAAATGCTGGTGTGAAATGTACATGAAGTTGTGCAAAGCAGAAGGGCTACACAAGCTGTGTAACCCAACAGGTTTAGGATGTTTTTACGTTGCAACAAACAGTGGAATGGCTGTGTAAAACCCAATTGTAAATGTTGAAAATAAGAGTTTGTTCACAAACAGACCAaagttctcttctctctttcacattcaGTCACATAAAACTTTTCCATAGACTTCTTGGTTCTTTTAGTGACATCCTTGACGTCCATCTTATCAATCTCGTGACTCCTTGTAtccttcttgtttctttgaatCGGTCTTGTACAATGGGTTGATTAATAGAACCTCCTCTTGTCGATTTTGGAGAAGATAACTTTGTTGATGATTGAACCAGCTATAGCTAGGAATGTTCTTCCAAGAATCAAAGGTCtaccaagttttttttgtccattCCTAGGATGTTGAAGTAATGAAGTCCATATGAACACGATACAGTTTCCCACAACTAATTGTAGATCACGAATTTATCTTCCGTTGACTTTTGTGAGGAATCCTTAATGACTAAGTTAAGGTTGGATCAACATTCTATCTCGTAATCTATGTTTATCGGTAATATCTCTGCATTACATTAACGTTAGAACCGGAATCACAAagatagtaacaaaaaaaaaatgatatatgcATGTTATTATAGAGCAAAGGAAGACAAAACGCCCAGGGTCTGCGGTATTTGGAAGTCTCGTTAGcgggggaagcttctcattgaggATTAGACACGTCTTGTGAATCATATCTTCATGTGAATTAAAGAGAGGCATGATTGATTTGTTAAAGATACTTTTAACATGAACCCCAAAATcttaaacatctatattaatcaCATAATAGAATCATAAAGAGGGTTAAAGTAATACCTCCACTCATTGTAGAAATGATGCTTCCTTgaatagtttcttcttcttcaatggcttgaaggcttgaaaagaaactcttagatgatctttaggtggaagataaggtttctctcccctttcctataaactcttttctttatgtgttgtttttgttcttatgaTGATTTGTGATGGAGCAAACCATCTATTTATAGGTGGGAAGAGGACCTTACTCCTCATTAGGGTTTTGTCTCATGATTTAATCTCAACCATCCATCATAGTAGAGATGAAGACAATGGTGACATGTGTGATAACAAGTGTCTAGTATTGCTTCAAACACAACATGCAACTTCACACTTGTCCTCTTATAAGCTTTAGCATGACATGTAGCTTAATACTTGTCCTTATAAGCATAAGCTTTACATGTAGCTTAACACATGTCCTTTTGGTTCCCAACTgatgaaaatataacaaacccaaTTAAATAACCTACTAACTATAAGACCACATACATgggtaagaaataattattttcttattattttcttacatgATTTGGTTTTACTCTCTGTGTTGACTCGGAAATTAGAGATTGGTACGGTGGAGAATGCATTGCAATACCCTTCAACATGCCCTAGTAACACGCCGGTTTGTGTTCTAACGACTTGGCTTGTCTGCTTACGGCTTATGCGGTTTGAGCGACTTTGCATCTATAGCTCCTTGACATGGGTTGAAAAGCCTTCAAATCACCCATTTATATTCATCATAGATAGTATCTAGCTTTCTATTGATTTCTTGATATTGTTTTTGATGTGAAACCAGGAGTTGTTGCATCATCATCTCGACTCTCGAGCTTGCCTTTTTAATAGATAGGCACTTTGGCTGGTCCTGTATGGAGCTTTGTTGTGTTGCAAAGAGCTAGCTCTAGGCTGAAAGTAACAGCCACGATACGTgggtttttgtctttttggacATAATTGGTTCTGAGGATTCTCTATGCTAAGTCttcaaattttattatcttaGAAATATCATTACAATTACCACTAAATCttgacccaaaagaaaaaatggtcaCAAAAGTGCAAAATACTCACCTACCCGTTAGATGACCAGATCTCaatcacaaaatatatttatatctttttcaTCATAAAATGGTCCAATACATTTcctcgttttttttgtttgtttgacttCAAAAACTCGTACCCTTTCTCTCTGCTTCGATTCCCAAAGACAATATTTTGCAAAGGTAAGTTCTTAAAACCTTCGAAATCTTTCTTCAATGTTCCAGATATGAAATTTGATCTTTGTACTCATTAGGTAATAGACAAAGATCCTCCCGACACGACATTTTCTACCACATGATTTTATGATTCCGTGATAAACGATTGTTGTCTGTAAGATTTAAGATCGACATTTTCCGACCACTAATTTTTTCTTATCCCAATAATAAGATTCTTAATGTAATCATTTGACTTGGGTTTTGGAAACTgatgtgtttctttctttttcgaaACATTTTTTAGAGTTTAAAGAAGTTGTAATTACGAGGTTATGAATCCTAATCCAGTGATGAGTACTAATGGGTGTGTGAAACCTGTTCCAACTGAAGAAGAACAAGCAAAGGTAACTTTGAATATGTTCAGTGTTTTTAGAGTTTGGTTTTCTAATCAGATTTGTGATTTTGTTAgtattaatttgtattttagaTTGAGGAAGTGAGGAAGCTGCTAGGTACATTACCGGAGAAACTTTCGAGTTTTTGTTCGGATGATGCGGTTTTGAGGTACTTAAGAGCAAGGAATTGGCATGTCAAGAAAGCTACTAAAATGCTTAAAGAAACCTTGAAATGGAGAGTTCAGTACAAACCTGAGGAGATTTGttgggtaaaaaaaataatgaaatttatttatggAAGTTACAATGTTGTGATCTTGTTGAGTATGActcatgtgtttgttttgtgttacgTAGGAGGAAGTAGCTGGTGAAGCTGAGACAGGGAAGATATATAGATCGACTTGTGTCGATAAACTTGGAAGACCTGTTCTTATCATGAGACCGAGTGTTGAGGTTTGTTCCCATCATCAATTGCAATGCACAGAGAGCATTATATATGCTGAAACTTTGAGATCTCATATGTAGTTTTTGATCTGAGTTGTTCAGAATTCTAAGTCAGTGAAAGGCCAAATTAGATACCTTGTGTATTGTATGGAGAACGCAGTCCAAAATTTGCCACCAGGGGAAGAACAGATGGTGTGGATGATAGACTTCCACGGATATAGTCTGGCTAACGTATCATTAAGAACTACAAAAGAAACTGCTCATGTGTTACAAGAACATTACCCTGAGCGTTTAGCTTTCGCTGTTCTTTACAATCCTCCCAAGTTCTTTGAACCCTTCTGGAAGgttagaatttgttttcattaagTTTGTGTTGGTTTAAAGCGTTAATGAGTGTGttggttttattatataggtgGCGAGGCCCTTCTTAGAACCGAAGACACGGAACAAAGTGAAGTTTGTTTACTCGGATGACCCAAATACTAAGCAGATCATGGATGATAACTTCGACATGGACAAGATGGAGTCAGCTTTTGGTGGAAACGATGACTCGGGTTTCAACATAAATATACATTCAGAGAGGATGAAAGAGGACGATAAGAAAAGACTTGCTGCCTTGGAGGGTATTGCTTCTGTTTCTCTAGACTCGCTCAGCATCTTATCAGTCTCTGATGGTGTTGCCTCTAACAGTGGTCACCCTAGCTCTCAGGATGTCTCTGAAGACGAGCATCAACCTCAGACAAAGGGACCAATCCCGTAATTGAGTATCCAATGTTACAATCCAATGTTTGTAGCTGCAAGcattgtatgtttttgtattttgttctcCACCGCGAAGAGTTTccatatgtatatttttttttccttatagtAATAAAACCATAACAGAGATGTGCAAGCAATAGAATGCACGAAAACACAAGCTgcaattacattttttaatacCAATAGGTCGCAGTAAACCCTGATACAGAAACTAGTCCTCGGTTTCTTGGTATAGCTTCATAATCTCCGCACAACCTGGCATTGGTGCATCCCTCAGAAATCCCATAGTGTTAGCAAAACGCTCGTCTGAAGCAATACCGTTAAAACGGGTGAGAGTCACACGGGCACGATCATGGCCAGGGGAGAGAGTGGAACAACGTAACTGAGAGCTGCTAACCAACGTTGCATCACAGAACTGATCATCATGGTCTTCGTTAACCAAGATCTTGTATGATCCTGTTGAGTCGGTCCGCGCCTCGTGGCTATACGTTAACTCCATTGTTCTCCTGTCTTTACATTCCAATCTAACCACCGCacctatatatattcatatttcataGTAAAGATCTCAAGTCtcttataaaacaaaacccGAAAACGTATAACAGATTCTCAAGATTCTAATCGAAAACTCTACAAAAACACAGATCTGCAAGTTCAAAACTGATTCATAGTCCAAACAcgatctgaaagaaaaaaaatgtaaacataGGAAATTGCAAATCTGTATCATAGGAAATTGGATCTTAGATCTCGGATGTTAATGTAAGACGTTACCAGGAATGTAAGTAGAGGCTGATGTTTCGAAACCAGCGAGGCAAGTGTCGCAATAGACACGGCCTCGCACAACAAACGGGTTCTTATTCGGCCTAGCCGCGATGGTTAGAACCGGTAAAAAGCAGAGAGCAACCAGTAAAACCGCTTTGGACATTTTTGCAAAAGAAAGATTTTAACTGGAGAAACTCAGAAAAGGTTTGACAGAGGATTAGGTTTTTTAAATGAGAGAGGGACACAGAAGAGAGTAATGAGTGTGAATGGGAAGTGGCCAGAGTAAGCACTTAAGTGTCGTTTAAACGTGAAACGAACAAAATGATTGAAGCGCGTGGAGTAGTGTGTTTTCTCTCTCGTACGCGCCGAATTAGAGAAACGGTTACTAGTGTAACTGTAGTTTCTGCAAAAGAGTGAGTGTTTTGGTTGGGTCTTAAAAGTTGTAGATTAGTCGTCAGTCATTAAAGCGGTGGCTTTATTAAAAAGTGAAATGCCATAATTAGTTATAGACCTTATGAATATGAtgatcaattttgttttgatcgAAGAGTATCCAATAAGCAAAGTTGTTTGTCACATATTAGTGAGAGTTACCGAAATGCGTTTAAAAggagtttatttatttatcttttaggCGTTTAATATTCGAAAAATGTTTGGAGTTATacttaataccaaaaaaaaatatttgttatttacaATCCACGTTATCatgacaattttttaaaaaatttccctTATTCATCAATAtcagttattattatatataattatttactaATAAAAGGGATTATTTGAAATTCCTCAGACTATCTATATCAGCCAATTCTAAAACACCTTAGAAGATGCCACATCACCTAATATCTCttcctttccctttttttttctttcttttcctttttttctcaaataaatTAGAGACAATACAaggtattattttgttttgatggaaGCCAATTAAAAGGGCCATCTTCGTAATTACTTAAGCCCATTGATAAACTTTAAGCTAATAAGCCCATAAATCTAAAACATTCCAGactcagagaaaaaaaaaaacctcttcaTCGAGAACTCTTCCTCCGCTCTCCACCACCGTCGTCGTCTTCCCAAAACCTTAAATTTCAATCGATTCATCTTACCCAAGAAACAACAGTTATCAAACCTCTGAGTTTCCctacttcgtcttcttcaaagTCCAATTTAATGGCTATTATCTCCAAAGTCATCAacagtttcaaaattaaaatctataaagTCGACTACCCTTACCGATTATACAACCAACCCAAAAAAATGCAGAGAACCACTACAATCTATAGATGGAAAAATCGATACTACAAGCCCCTCCCCAGTCATTCACCTTTCAGATTTTTGATACCATTGATGGAGACTTTTGCAAGGAAGACGTTTTAGTCCGCCTCATCTATTTTTGGGAAGCTCGAAacttcaagaaaagaaacatgCTTATGGGCGTTGAACTGCTTCTCATCGACTCTAAGGTATGTTGACCATATATGTTTCCAATAAACTCTCATAAAAAACGAAACCTAACTGTCAAACTCACAGTCTAATGCAGCCCAAGCTTACATACCAGAAAACTGCCTATTCCACTACGAAGGTCGTCTGAAATCCAACTCTGTTTACACTCTCAACAATTTCATGATCATTGCCAGCAAAAAGGTGTACAAAATGTCAGACCACAAACACGGGATCGTCTTTACGGAGAAAACATCAATGGTATGAGAGCCTATTGGAGACCATCAGATCGACGaacaaaagttttgtttccGTAACTATGAATATTTCGCCTCTATTGTAGACACAAATGCAGATTTATTTGGTCAGTTAATCTTTACggttgtttatttatttaaacctTAAACTTTGATCCATTTTCATACCTTCTTATTTCCCTGTATGTTGTAGATGTTATTGGCCAATTACGCCTAATTGTTGGCGACAATATCCACTCTCCTTCAACACTGGAAACAGCACCGCAAGTGGAAGGCAGCCGATCAAGTGATAGAGTGTTCTTACATCTCCAACTGAAAGAGTAATGCATTCTACcgttattttttaaaagcaaaCCCATTACTAAGTTTACAAACAACTAAATAACATAATTCTCATATTTAGTGGCCAGACTATTCGTATATACCTCTAGGGGGAACCATTGCTGCACTATTTAGAGAAAGATGGAACGAAAGTGAAGTCAAACCAGTTGTCCTCCTCATCACTACTGTCAACCCAAAAACAGTAGGACGTATGTAATCTTTTCTGACACTCGACATAATCTTGGTAAGGAAGaatagataaattaaatatctaacAAGAAAACTTTTCTACATATTTTCAGCTGCTATGGCACTCAGCTCAACATCTTCCACACACATATCTTTTGACGCAGACGTCGCAGAAACCAAACAATACCTGACATGGTATTCATTTCATTACTTACTAATAAACACATCTCCACTTCCTCTTGAAATCGAATCTTAGTCAGTTTTGGTTAACAAGTTAGGTGATAATGGTCACAACACTCCAAAAATTGCAAGCTCCTCCTCTGCCGTTACCAAACTTGAGACAGTTACAATCCAGGAAATTCTCCAATTTCTACAAAATGAGAATCCCTAGGTGATGTTCGACTTTCCATTTAATTACAattcttcaaatttttgaaacaaCTTCATCTAACTAAACAGttttaaacacaaaacaagaagcTAGCTTCTACTGTTTTTGGTACCATTCTTGACATACAACCACAATATGGTTGGTACTACATCTCATGCAGCAAATGCAACAACAAACTTGAGAAGGCTGATACATCTTTGTACTGCAACTATTGCAAGGAATCCAACAACATCGGTGTCAACAGGTTTCATAAATTCTAACTCAGACATGTGCTTTACATAGTCTTGccctttttaaataaaaaccagAATTTAAAGATTTTCATGACTACACAGATATCGTTTTGAGATAAGAGTATATGACATATACAAAGATGTTGCAACTTTTGTTGTCCTCGATAGTGAGGCCACCAAAATTGCTGGGCATAGAGCTGCTGATGTTTTAAACGAAGAAATGGAGGTATTGTAGATcaactatacttttttttttgaaattttacttttctaaCTTCTACACTCATGCTCAGGCTTCCAGCACAGCTTCGTATACTGAAATAAATTTGCAGACCCCAGAATGTTTAAAACATATCGTTGGCAATACTTGCAAATTCCAAATCAAGCTCTCTGAATACAACTTCAAAACTTCTCGCCAAACTGTCTCAATCTCCCGCATTTTGGAAACCATCACTGACCATCCAGCCGAATCAGAAGAAGGAAGTTCTACCAAGTTGATTCCTGAAATTCAGAGTACTACCACTACAGGCAAATCTCGAGGAAAATCACATGTCAATGATTCAACCGATAAGAATGGATCTACTCAGGAGAAACGTCCCCGCCCGGATAATAAGTAGTGctgttctttgttttcataatttCCATTGTGTGTCAAGACTTATGCTTTCCCACTGTCTTTCTATGAACTCTATGGTGTTCAAAGGCTTAAATATATTGAATAAATTATGTTGCTTTCTCACTATCGTAGCAGTTATGGTCAAGTACGTacttgaaatattattaataaggACAGAGATTCAAGTCTAATCACAAGAGTTGTTCTATCTATATTGCAAATCAAAAGTTGGAAAACTCCAACAAACGTAAGTAAACATCACAAGATGCATCAAACAAGCTCCACGGCCAAAGGAAAAACTACAATGCACTTCTGAAAGTTACAAATACCGTGTAAAACCAACTGATATCTAATGTAGCTTCTGGGAACATCATATGCCACTTTCGACTTTCCTCAAGAACAACTCCTTGTACTTATCCTGTCATCAAATATAAGGAACCTAAAACGCAAAAAAAGAACTTAGTAGTTAAAGCgaagttatttatatacaaattatagaaaacatacatgaaaatataaaaatgctaCATTTTAAAAACCACTCATAAGAGTGAAGTCAGGCGTCACTTCATAATTAAATTAAGCATCCACTCTTTAACTTTCCCactaattataaacaaaactcCTCACGTTCTTACATCATAACTCCCTAAAGCTTCCCTGACttccctaaaaacaaaaataatatagtgACGCCTGACCCTCAATCTCCTACTaccttcaaagctttctcacCAGCGTAGGTTTGATATACTCTACACTTCACAAACACCTAAATACCGAACCACACCTACTTATCCAAACGTTTTTACATATTTCAGGTTGGATAAAcgatggtaaataaaaaaacaaaagcacaaAGCACTGCTACAGGATACAGacaatcaaagaaaaaggaaaataacttACGAGCAAGGTACCTGGTCACTtaaatttcttcaaaaatataactaaatagCGTCCCATTACCAGCTATTACAATTGTAAGTTTTATCAATCCCCTAACGAAAAAAACCTGGTCAAGAGTCATCGATTCAGGAAATAGGCCGCTAACATAAATTTTGCTATTGTCTTAATAGGTGGCTGTAAAAAATACAACATACACGGTCCATCCCTCTATCCTGGAAtaagtacatatatattacGACCCCTTTAACACATATACTAGATAGAACATTGCATTTCTAATACAGTGCATCATAAGGAAGCCCGATCATATCAGAAAGCAATAATAGTCTCTAAGAAATGGCTACGACACAACAAACGCTCTGTCTCTACAAACCGACGACCTATTAAGCGCCAAAGAATTAACCAAAACACAACTCACCATCAAGCATCTACTTCGACAAATCAAAAAGGTATATCTAATTCAATAGAAATATTCAACCTGATGTACTACTAAAacttttcatttcttcattcAGACAAGGGACAATACATgaacaaaacaacaaagcatCAACCCACCGCCTATCATGATTGTAAGCTTCTCCTGATAGTACTACTCCATTAAACATATACCTATGCTAAAGTTTATTTCCTAATTACCAAAGCATTTGCTAAATGCAGGTGGATGCGACAGGTGTTCTGAATATGGTAAGATGATCATCAGTAATGTTATTTGACGGCTATGtcatttacaaaagaaatattcTACAATAACTAACACACATTAGATAAATACTTAAAAACAGTGAGGAGCAAaaacagaagaacaatgagacgtaCCCTTATCTTATCCAAAAGACTAACCCGCAAAGAACAAGGTCAATTGCTGAtcattggaaacaaaaaaccTCTACCATCTACAAAATAATACCTAATATATGTGTCATTCCTTATCCATAACACAATTACTGTATAGGTGAATCCTCTCAAACGCCACAAAAATTATCCAGGCAAGCCAGAAAAGAACTTCGAGGTCACTCTTCATCCTACAGTACTATATCCTCCATAATCATCCTTCTTTAACCCTTGGATAAAATTTGACTATATTTTAACTATTCATCCAACAACATCTATGGCAAAAGACAATCCAATTTTACAATGCAGCCATTGTAATGCATTAGTATGGTATTCAGAGAAAACAGGTGATGATTTTATAACTGGAGAACCAGTTTTCACAAGATGTTGCGGACAAGGACGAGTTAAACTACCACCAATCAGACAAACTCCTGCTTATCTTGACCACCTCCTAGAACATAGCTTCTCATTTCGTATGAACATACGAGTCTACAATTCTATCCTAGCATTCACATCAATGGGAGCCAA from Camelina sativa cultivar DH55 chromosome 2, Cs, whole genome shotgun sequence includes the following:
- the LOC104720129 gene encoding random slug protein 5-like; protein product: MNPNPVMSTNGCVKPVPTEEEQAKIEEVRKLLGTLPEKLSSFCSDDAVLRYLRARNWHVKKATKMLKETLKWRVQYKPEEICWEEVAGEAETGKIYRSTCVDKLGRPVLIMRPSVENSKSVKGQIRYLVYCMENAVQNLPPGEEQMVWMIDFHGYSLANVSLRTTKETAHVLQEHYPERLAFAVLYNPPKFFEPFWKVARPFLEPKTRNKVKFVYSDDPNTKQIMDDNFDMDKMESAFGGNDDSGFNINIHSERMKEDDKKRLAALEGIASVSLDSLSILSVSDGVASNSGHPSSQDVSEDEHQPQTKGPIP
- the LOC104720118 gene encoding protein DOWNSTREAM OF FLC-like, yielding MSKAVLLVALCFLPVLTIAARPNKNPFVVRGRVYCDTCLAGFETSASTYIPGAVVRLECKDRRTMELTYSHEARTDSTGSYKILVNEDHDDQFCDATLVSSSQLRCSTLSPGHDRARVTLTRFNGIASDERFANTMGFLRDAPMPGCAEIMKLYQETED
- the LOC109126511 gene encoding uncharacterized protein LOC109126511; this translates as MEKSILQAPPQSFTFQIFDTIDGDFCKEDVLVRLIYFWEARNFKKRNMLMGVELLLIDSKSNAAQAYIPENCLFHYEGRLKSNSVYTLNNFMIIASKKPIGDHQIDEQKFCFRSFDADVAETKQYLTWKLASTVFGTILDIQPQYGWYYISCSKCNNKLEKADTSLYCNYCKESNNIGVNRYRFEIRVYDIYKDVATFVVLDSEATKIAGHRAADVLNEEMEASSTASYTEINLQTPECLKHIVGNTCKFQIKLSEYNFKTSRQTVSISRILETITDHPAESEEGSSTKLIPEIQSTTTTGKSRGKSHVNDSTDKNGSTQEKRPRPDNK